One window of the Candidatus Zixiibacteriota bacterium genome contains the following:
- a CDS encoding putative Histidine kinase a protein (Evidence 3 : Putative function from multiple computational evidences): MPGNPPEKKAMQQFEIMREIALSAASGADLSTTAEMALRGSGQLVGLSGASLLLWDDNDAPFLNVTFAENERQKALLKELEEELFSDLRRSRKLVSAYLSFGGPEPLSTFTLPIKKGDMILGAVIGVQPGKGTLVKEDFFLEALTAALSVAILASGIGPSGDEVTARIRRERLNAIVETATTVNHEINNPLTAVLGNIQLLLMRGDKLDDELRKKLKAVEESALRIKEVTQKLMKITEDRTTEYTDGIKMIDLSEESDNSS, encoded by the coding sequence ATGCCTGGCAACCCACCTGAAAAGAAAGCAATGCAGCAATTCGAAATCATGCGGGAGATAGCGCTCTCGGCCGCTTCGGGAGCGGATTTGAGCACCACGGCCGAAATGGCTCTTCGCGGAAGCGGCCAGTTGGTCGGATTATCAGGGGCCTCTCTTTTACTCTGGGACGACAATGATGCGCCTTTCTTGAATGTGACCTTTGCCGAAAACGAGCGTCAAAAAGCGCTATTGAAGGAGTTAGAGGAGGAACTATTTTCGGATCTCCGCAGGAGCCGCAAATTGGTATCGGCTTATTTGTCATTTGGGGGGCCGGAGCCGCTTTCGACCTTTACGCTTCCCATAAAAAAGGGGGATATGATTCTCGGGGCCGTCATCGGAGTTCAGCCGGGCAAGGGCACGCTGGTTAAAGAGGATTTTTTTCTGGAAGCATTGACCGCGGCGTTATCGGTGGCCATTCTGGCGTCCGGCATCGGGCCATCCGGTGACGAAGTCACAGCGCGTATCAGGAGGGAGCGATTGAACGCCATTGTCGAGACGGCCACGACTGTCAATCATGAAATAAATAATCCGCTGACGGCCGTACTGGGAAATATCCAACTGCTTTTGATGCGCGGCGATAAATTGGATGATGAATTAAGGAAAAAATTGAAAGCGGTGGAGGAATCGGCCCTGCGCATCAAGGAAGTAACCCAGAAGTTGATGAAGATAACTGAAGATAGAACGACCGAATATACCGATGGCATAAAAATGATTGATCTCTCCGAGGAGTCGGACAACTCCTCCTGA
- a CDS encoding Serine protease, subtilase family (modular protein) yields MIQPRRYLPQVFIFFLILIIISNPAVFANRQSGPYIGINLKPRPIPAKVSSVQVSPDARISGVIVKFKEGSDIRLRENQFISGTGLSLQGVESVLGPFMNGQVKRLMTQSEDRLDRQKDALEISSRRRLADLNLYYKIEVTDPSNAARLADALNKLDVVELAYPEPVPEPASINLLTPDFEPNQDYLFSAPGGVDAKYADTLPGGDGAGVKIIDIEFGWNDTHEDLGQALGKIIVGGGGPDDHGTAVLGEMIATNNGFGVTGIAYGADVGMVSVATLDLASAIMTAIDNLNPGDLILIELHAPGPHYNFQVRSDQKGYVCMEYWQDVFDIVQYAWARGIIVVEAAGNGAEYFDDQTIYGHLFDTTYRNSHAILAGAGAPPSGAYGTDRSRLSFSNFGQRVNLQGYGAGVYTTGYGDLYGSGIINQYYTSSFSGTSSASPIVTGSIACLQGYYKANFGVPLTSDIVRTILNATGSPQQGITSQHIGPRPNLAAAIPSLTTPPSLYTAPIYIDTSVISGTSIDIPAKFYNRSNTYALDFQITGNDSLAKAVRPDWLRTSPASGTISPADSIDITITVDASSLPPSLSGLKGILQIAWNQSGQSLDSIAYIPVFLKVPCTADTTFEALSSNDPGGPVYFWHDIINPANIIPKPSFYNTAQPGAALDDGSAGPFALPFSFRFYDTSYTSYYVGINGAISFTNSEVNVSGYYSGFDIPGAPFSTLVAAFWNDLTIDSLNRGHGNIYRYNSPTNDTVIIEWYRVGNFNSMTDTLTTFELILTKDGNILMQYYNVGTTGLNSTAVIGLDNSECAAEPYVGHGNPPANIVASGEAVRFLQHVPLVMAGDANNNGSINILDVSYIINFLYRGGPPPVPLASADVNCNGATNIIDVSYLISYLYKSGPAPCYYIP; encoded by the coding sequence ATGATTCAGCCCCGTCGTTATTTGCCCCAAGTATTTATATTCTTTTTAATTCTGATTATCATTTCTAATCCCGCTGTTTTCGCCAATCGTCAGTCCGGCCCATATATCGGAATAAATTTGAAACCGCGGCCGATCCCTGCTAAGGTTTCGTCTGTTCAAGTATCCCCGGATGCCAGAATCTCGGGGGTAATCGTAAAATTCAAAGAGGGTTCTGATATTCGTCTCAGAGAAAACCAGTTCATCTCCGGTACCGGTCTCTCCCTTCAGGGCGTCGAGAGCGTTCTCGGGCCATTCATGAACGGTCAGGTTAAGCGGCTGATGACGCAATCTGAAGACCGACTGGATCGGCAAAAGGATGCCCTTGAAATTTCATCGCGCCGCCGGTTGGCCGATTTAAATTTGTATTACAAAATTGAAGTCACTGATCCGTCCAATGCCGCGCGACTGGCCGATGCCTTGAATAAACTTGATGTAGTCGAACTGGCTTATCCGGAGCCGGTCCCGGAGCCGGCCTCGATCAATTTGCTCACGCCCGATTTCGAACCCAATCAGGATTATCTATTTTCCGCCCCCGGTGGCGTTGATGCCAAATATGCCGATACCCTGCCCGGCGGCGACGGCGCCGGTGTCAAAATAATAGATATTGAATTTGGCTGGAACGATACCCATGAAGATCTGGGACAAGCCCTGGGGAAAATAATAGTTGGCGGGGGCGGCCCGGATGACCATGGTACTGCCGTTTTGGGAGAAATGATTGCCACCAATAACGGGTTTGGGGTAACCGGTATCGCCTATGGCGCTGACGTAGGAATGGTTTCGGTCGCAACTCTCGATTTGGCCTCGGCAATCATGACCGCCATTGACAATCTCAATCCCGGAGACCTGATTCTCATAGAATTGCACGCTCCTGGTCCCCATTATAATTTTCAGGTTCGCTCGGATCAAAAGGGATATGTCTGCATGGAATATTGGCAGGATGTATTTGATATTGTTCAGTACGCCTGGGCCAGGGGAATTATTGTGGTCGAAGCGGCTGGAAATGGCGCGGAATATTTTGACGATCAAACCATCTACGGACATTTATTCGACACAACCTATCGTAATTCACATGCCATCCTGGCCGGAGCCGGCGCCCCTCCCAGTGGCGCCTATGGAACCGATCGCTCGCGTCTTTCCTTCTCCAATTTCGGACAGAGGGTGAATCTCCAAGGATATGGAGCCGGCGTTTACACTACTGGTTATGGTGATCTCTATGGATCCGGCATTATTAATCAGTACTATACCTCATCTTTCAGCGGAACCTCTTCGGCATCACCGATTGTCACCGGTTCTATCGCCTGTCTCCAGGGATATTATAAGGCCAACTTCGGGGTTCCTCTGACTTCGGATATAGTCAGAACTATTCTAAATGCTACGGGATCTCCGCAACAGGGTATTACCAGTCAGCACATCGGCCCGCGCCCCAATCTGGCGGCCGCCATCCCTTCCTTAACCACTCCTCCTTCCCTTTATACGGCCCCGATTTATATCGATACCAGCGTGATTTCCGGAACCAGTATTGATATTCCGGCAAAATTCTACAACCGCTCCAATACCTATGCGCTTGATTTTCAGATAACCGGTAATGATTCCCTGGCCAAAGCGGTGCGCCCTGACTGGCTCAGAACTTCGCCTGCATCGGGCACAATCTCTCCTGCCGATTCAATCGATATAACCATTACGGTTGATGCATCGTCCTTGCCTCCCAGTTTGAGTGGCCTTAAGGGAATTTTGCAGATCGCCTGGAATCAATCGGGCCAGTCCCTCGATTCCATCGCTTATATTCCTGTCTTCTTAAAAGTCCCTTGCACTGCCGACACGACTTTTGAGGCGTTATCCAGCAATGATCCCGGCGGCCCGGTTTATTTCTGGCACGATATCATAAATCCCGCTAATATTATACCCAAGCCAAGTTTCTACAATACGGCGCAACCCGGGGCGGCTCTTGACGACGGTAGCGCCGGACCCTTCGCTTTGCCGTTTTCCTTCCGCTTCTATGACACTTCCTACACTTCCTATTATGTCGGCATCAACGGCGCCATTTCGTTTACTAATTCCGAAGTCAATGTCTCCGGATATTACAGCGGCTTTGATATTCCGGGGGCGCCCTTCTCCACTCTCGTCGCCGCCTTCTGGAATGATTTGACAATTGACTCCTTGAACCGGGGGCATGGAAATATCTATCGATATAACAGCCCGACTAATGATACGGTCATTATAGAATGGTATCGGGTGGGCAATTTCAATTCCATGACAGATACTCTTACAACTTTCGAGCTGATACTGACCAAAGACGGGAATATCCTAATGCAGTACTATAATGTCGGTACCACCGGCCTCAATAGTACAGCTGTTATAGGACTGGATAATTCCGAATGTGCCGCCGAGCCTTATGTGGGGCACGGCAATCCGCCGGCAAATATTGTCGCTTCCGGCGAGGCCGTAAGATTCCTGCAGCATGTCCCCCTGGTTATGGCCGGCGACGCCAATAACAATGGTTCGATCAATATCTTGGATGTCTCGTATATCATCAATTTTCTCTACCGCGGCGGTCCGCCGCCCGTTCCTTTAGCATCGGCCGATGTTAATTGTAATGGCGCCACGAATATTATCGACGTGTCATACTTGATAAGCTATTTGTATAAGAGCGGACCGGCCCCCTGTTATTATATTCCCTGA
- a CDS encoding conserved hypothetical protein (Evidence 4 : Unknown function but conserved in other organisms), producing MAKVFSITLLYFTTLLIFNFSEATIIADHSVIGEFNLIPDSVLNQVKTEFNIFYGHTSHGSQIITGMSMLRDENPIYDFNNGDGTLAISEYGDDLGADGDTSWVPITRDVLNQPGNEINMVVWSWCGGVSWTSEANIGVYLDAFAQLEQEFPNVIFIYMTGHLDGSGIDGNLHLRNNQIRQYCLEHDKILFDFADIESFDPDGGYYPDGTDACEWCYNWCASHTCPSCGDCAHSHCFNCYQKGKVFWWLLARNSGWNAVSAGCGDINSDGLLNILDISFLINYLYKNGPAPADINNADVNNSGNLNILDVSSLIKYLYKSGPALNCP from the coding sequence ATGGCAAAGGTTTTTTCAATTACCCTATTATACTTCACAACGCTTTTAATATTTAACTTTTCGGAGGCAACTATAATTGCTGATCACTCAGTGATTGGTGAATTTAACCTCATTCCCGATTCGGTGTTGAATCAAGTCAAAACGGAATTTAATATATTTTACGGACATACCTCGCATGGCAGTCAGATTATAACCGGTATGTCAATGTTACGTGACGAGAATCCTATTTATGATTTCAACAACGGCGATGGGACTCTTGCCATTTCTGAATACGGCGACGATCTGGGTGCCGACGGCGACACTTCCTGGGTTCCAATTACTCGCGATGTTTTAAATCAGCCTGGAAATGAAATAAACATGGTCGTCTGGTCATGGTGCGGCGGCGTCTCGTGGACTTCCGAAGCAAATATTGGCGTCTATTTGGATGCCTTCGCTCAGCTGGAGCAGGAATTTCCAAATGTAATTTTTATATATATGACCGGTCATCTTGACGGCTCCGGCATCGATGGAAATCTCCATTTGCGGAATAATCAAATCCGCCAGTATTGTCTTGAGCACGATAAAATCCTGTTTGATTTTGCGGATATAGAAAGCTTCGATCCTGATGGCGGCTACTATCCTGACGGAACTGACGCTTGTGAATGGTGCTACAACTGGTGCGCGAGTCATACTTGCCCTTCCTGTGGCGATTGCGCCCACTCCCACTGCTTCAATTGCTATCAAAAAGGCAAAGTCTTCTGGTGGCTTCTGGCCCGAAATTCCGGATGGAACGCTGTATCGGCCGGTTGCGGGGATATAAATTCCGACGGATTGCTTAATATTCTGGATATCTCATTTCTGATAAATTATTTATATAAAAACGGACCGGCGCCCGCCGATATAAACAACGCCGATGTAAACAATTCTGGGAATCTGAATATCCTGGATGTATCCAGTCTAATTAAATACCTTTATAAATCCGGACCGGCTCTCAATTGTCCATAA
- the purF gene encoding Amidophosphoribosyltransferase → MIESDFLHDNCGVFGLYGSNRASELTYFGLYSLQHRGQESAGIVSAGNGQVHIYKGMGEVNDVFANKKYIDRLKGNIAIGHTRYSTTGASSLTNIQPFLITNRSQKLAIAHNGNLTNSFRLRRDLEKEGSIFQTTSDTEIILHLVALSRSRSWVNRICDALCEVEGSYSLVFLTDHSLIAARDPYGFRPLSLGKHNGSYVVASETCAFDIIGARYIREIEPGEVLEINSDGLKSIHMKKRARHSFCIFEYIYFARPDSMVYGENVDKVRRRLGRQLAIEHPADADIVIAIPDSANTAALGFSEKSGIKFEIGLIRNHYVGRTFIDPEQQIRDLDVKIKFNPVKGVLKDKRVVVVDDSIVRGTTSKKLVKLIRSAGAKEIHFRVSSPPIISPCFFGIDMPTRQELIASSKTVKEIEEYLEVDSLGYLSIDGMLSMPSLPHENFCVSCFSGKYPVKIDHIGDKLRLEKV, encoded by the coding sequence ATGATAGAATCGGATTTTCTTCATGATAACTGCGGCGTGTTTGGCCTCTACGGATCAAACCGGGCATCAGAGCTTACTTATTTTGGACTATACTCTCTTCAGCATCGCGGCCAGGAATCAGCCGGGATTGTTAGCGCCGGCAATGGCCAGGTGCATATCTACAAGGGGATGGGGGAAGTCAACGATGTCTTCGCCAATAAGAAATATATCGACCGCCTTAAAGGTAATATCGCCATCGGCCATACCCGCTATTCCACGACCGGCGCGTCGTCCTTGACCAATATTCAGCCCTTTTTGATAACCAACCGAAGTCAAAAATTGGCCATCGCCCATAATGGAAACCTCACCAATTCATTCCGGCTCCGCCGCGATCTCGAAAAGGAGGGCTCCATCTTTCAAACGACTTCTGATACCGAAATAATACTTCATTTGGTGGCCCTGTCCCGAAGCCGCTCCTGGGTGAATCGGATTTGCGACGCACTGTGCGAGGTAGAAGGATCATATTCTCTTGTCTTTTTGACCGATCATTCCCTTATCGCGGCGCGTGATCCTTACGGTTTTCGTCCATTATCCCTGGGCAAGCACAACGGCAGTTATGTCGTTGCCTCGGAGACCTGTGCCTTTGATATTATCGGGGCCAGATATATTCGGGAAATCGAGCCAGGGGAGGTTCTGGAAATCAACTCCGATGGTCTCAAATCCATTCATATGAAAAAAAGGGCCCGCCATTCATTCTGCATTTTTGAATATATCTATTTTGCCCGTCCCGATTCGATGGTGTATGGCGAAAATGTCGACAAAGTCCGCCGCCGGCTGGGACGACAATTGGCAATTGAACATCCCGCCGATGCCGACATTGTCATCGCCATTCCGGACTCCGCTAATACTGCCGCCCTTGGATTTTCAGAGAAATCCGGAATTAAGTTCGAAATCGGCCTAATCCGTAATCATTACGTGGGCCGGACATTTATCGATCCGGAACAACAGATCCGTGATCTGGATGTGAAAATCAAGTTTAACCCCGTAAAAGGCGTCCTGAAAGATAAACGTGTTGTCGTGGTCGATGATTCCATCGTCAGAGGTACTACATCCAAAAAACTGGTAAAACTGATACGCTCGGCAGGCGCCAAGGAGATTCACTTCCGGGTTTCGTCGCCGCCAATTATATCTCCCTGCTTTTTTGGAATCGACATGCCGACCCGACAGGAATTGATTGCTTCCTCCAAGACTGTCAAAGAGATAGAAGAATACCTTGAAGTTGATTCTTTAGGTTATCTGTCAATCGATGGCATGCTCTCGATGCCTTCATTGCCTCACGAAAACTTCTGTGTCAGCTGTTTTTCAGGAAAATATCCGGTGAAAATCGACCATATCGGCGACAAATTGCGCCTTGAAAAAGTCTGA